The genomic stretch AATTGGTGGATCAAAATCAATGAAGATAATAATTTGTTGCAGTTCTAAAGGCGATTAAAGACTTAATACCAACACTGTTagtctttttacctttttcttctctctatAGTCTTCCCCTTCGAATGTGTACACACTGCTGTTCTCGGTGTCCATTGTGAAGTTTCTCAGAGTGCTCTCGCCCAGTGAGGACAGCTTCTCCTTCATCTCCATAGTCTGGAATACATCAAGATCGGAGTGTTAAATGTACGGCAAAGTTAAAAAGTTGACACAAACCATAAAACACTGTCCCATAGATGTTCTTTGATTTCCCAGACTCACCTTCCTTTCACCTCTCTCCAGGATTGCATCAATGTCATCATCTGTGATCTCACTCTCTTTGGAAGCGAACACATGTGTGGCACCATGACGGATGATGGACAGCATCTCATCCTTGCCCAGCTTGTTAGCGCTAGGATCCACAAGTCTCCCTgttgaacaaaaaacaagatggctTAGCGGTTTACTTAAATCCACTCTGTACAAACATTTGACTTAAGGCTACTAATGAGACAGGAGCGACTGGTTACCTTGCTGGATGACGATGGAGTCCAGGCGAAGTTTCATCTCGGCCCTCTCCACAatcctctcctccactgtgttttcagtgatgaaaCGGAAGACGCGTACCTGCTTCTGCTGACCGATTCTGTGAGCTCGGTCCTGAAATGAAGGATACGTAACTGTTGAAGTCAACGTGATACACCGCTCACTCCAATGTTACAGACAAGGAAACTCTGATTCTGTAACTCCTCACTCCTGAATGAGCAATACTAACCATGGCCTGAAGGTCGACTTGCGGGTTCCAGTCTGAGTCGTACAGGATGACGACATCTGCTGTAGCCAAGTTGATACCCAGTCCTCCAGCTCGGGTGCTCAACATGAAGATGAACTTGGAGCTGTTGGGCTCATTGTACGCGTTGATAGAGATCTGAAACCAATATGAAGATAAACTTAAGTTTTACTCATCTaattttatgtttcctgtgaaaaaataaacagatggtAATCAGATGACACCTCCTTATTCAAGAAAACGGCACTGCACCTGTCTCTCCTCGTGTGGCGTCTGTCCATCCAGGCGACAGTAGCCGTAGTTCCTCCACATGCAGTAGTCCTCCAAGATGTCCAGCACCCTGGTCATCTGACTGAAGATGAGCACACGAGAACCTAGAAAGAACGAAGAACAGTTCTTAGACTGTCTGAAACAATCCATTATATGAATGTATAGATAGACCAGAGGTGGGTTTCAATCAATTCTGTCTGATCCAAGTCAAGTAAAAGATTACAAAacacttgagtattttcatttcatccctcgaaacactttaaaaaaaatcatattctCCTTATCTTTTCCTGACTGAAAACTGTTAGCTGTTCCATCGAGTAATTCCCCTCTAATTCTCACACTACTATCTTCtcacaacattttacaacaaaaacagaggTAGAGGTTtgtcaaaaaaatgtatacagaTCTGTGTAGCTCAACATCTTCTTTCCAACCTCATTCAACATATCATGATTGCTCAGAAGGTGCCCCACCTTCACTTCACTACCTAACTGTATATAAAGTGGTTAAAAGAAGCTCCACTCTGAGCTACttatacatttttacatgagGAAtaacaatgtaataatgtcataCTTAATTACATACAGTATCAGACACAGGGGACATTTTTTGCAGAACTAAGGCTATTCATTTGATAGTTTAAATACATTAAGCTGATAatacttctgtacttttacttaattaTGACTTTCAATGAAGTACATAAAATTAAGTAGTATATCTAACTGTAAATTctataaatgtaatgtaataacaTCATGGCCATCTACATACCCTGCTGTTTCATCTTGGGTAGCAGCTTGTCCAGCACCACCATCTTGCCGCTGTTCACTACAAGGTGGAGGTCAGTTGTGTAGGGGGGACCAGGCTCGGCGCCGTCAAACAGGTACGGGTGGTTGCAGCATTTCCTCAGCTGCATAAGCACGTTCAGCAGACGCATCTTGTCCATCTTGCCCGCAGAGTTCAGAATGTCAATGTCCTTCATCAGAATCTTAGTGTACCTGATGGGTTGTGACACGAATTAATATTACATACCTACAAGCAGCATCCAGGTTAATTCAAGCTGTTAAGACCAGAGAAGATGAGAGGTAATTTTACAGATGATGCTTACCACTCTCGCTGCATCTTACTCAGGCCCACATACATCTTGATCTCTTTCTTCGGTAGCAGAGTCTTCTCTACGTCGGCTTTTATACGCCGAAGCAAGAAAGGACGCAGTACCTACAGACAGAAAAGGCGAATGAAAAGAGTGCTATGACCTTAACACGAGCGATGCTGCTTAAAATGTACATGGTAGTTGGTAGGTGACATGAGGGGCATTTAATACATACGGTGTGAAGACGTTCGACCAACTTCTGATCACCCAAGCAGTTGTTTGTGTCAAACCAGGAGTCGAAGTCCTTTGGGGAAAAACGTAATTAGTGCCAGAATACCAACcacttttctttaaaacaacagATTAGAATCAGGTCATTACAGAGATGAACTTCTGCTTGAGAGTGGCCCTTGTGGTTAAATTCTCTGTCAATATTGTGAATTCCAATGTGACTTTTACCTCTGCTGAGTTGAAGACGTCAGGCAACAGGAAGTTGAGCAGAGCCCACAGCTCGTGGAGGTTGTTTTGCAGGGGTGTTCCAGTCAGCAACAAGCGATTGGTGGTCTTAAATTCTCGCACAATTTCTGAGAGCTATATGGggaaaaaagtcatttttgctTTATTAGCCAAGCTTGTAGAAGGTGTAAACAGGTGTAAAGATCCATTTGACTTCAGAAGCTGTCTGACCTTTGATTTTTCATTCTTGATCCTGTGGGCTTCGTCGATGACCAGGTATCTCCAGTTGAACTTCTTGAATACCGCCTTTTCAATGATGAGCATCTCGTAGGATGTCACACACACGTCCCATTCTCCAGGCAGCAGCACGTCTCTGATCAGGGCAGTCTGAAATCGCAGCAgaaccatttttgttttgttatttcaaCCAACTATATTGTACACAGCTTAATATTGGTCTGAAGAGTATGACACAGAACATTTGCATATTAGTGCAAGCAAAAATTTTAATAAACAACCCTCAAAGAAGTTGGAAAAATTGGCTACATCCCTCAGTGACAGTTTCTCTACTCTACTAGGttaataatcaattaaataGCTTGAGTATTTCTTTACGGAAAAGAGTCAACATtctcttaaatgtgaatattttctggtttctttcatTCTGTATAACAGTAAACTGCAATTTTACTGAAAGAAATTCAATGCCAGTTCAAAGATTACCACTGCAATCATCAGCCAATCATCCAGCGATGCCTCTAAACTGCTGATTCTGTACAAAAAAACTGTCTTGCAAAATGCAAACTAAAGTACTTAAGCTAAGATGTTGTATGGCTCACCAAACTAATTCAGCATAATAAAAAAGCACATTCATAtcaacaaaacaggaaacattacAGTAGAATATCAATTCAAGGTGAGCATTTCCAGTTACGTCATGTGGCTTCTCAGACAATCACAATATTTTGACACAGCTTACCCTCTGTTCTCTGTCTCCTATCAGGCAGACCGCACGAAGTGAGGGCACCCATCTCTTGAACTCATTCATCCAGTTGTAGAGGGTGGACTTGGGCACCAACACCATGTGGGGACCAGGAATGTTTCTGTAGTGCTTCATGTAACCCAGCAGAGCAATAGTCTGCAGAGTCTTTCCCAAACCCTGTGAGTGTGAGATGGAGCAGTACATGTGAGGATGACAATAttgtgagataaaaaaaaaaaaaaatcattgtttcTCATCTTGAAAATCTAGGAGGTAACAGTTTTAACTTTGGCAAAATACTGACCATTTCATCGGCGAGGATGCCGTTGATGCCGTTCTCATACAAAGAGATGAGCCAGTTCAGACCACGGACCTGGTAGTCCCTCATTTTTCCGGTTTTGACGTCTAAAATAAGAGACAAAAAACCCATAATCATCACCTCTGCTGATCATATAGATTTACCCTATACTCTAGcttaaataaaacagattaatgCTTACAGGAGGGAGAATCATCGAAGCGAGTGCAGACATTAGTAGTCTTGGTGCTCTCGCTCAGaagctcttcatcctcttcttgcTCTGTGCGGCGATGGCGATTGCTGTCAAACacgaaaacaaacaatatgtcACACTAACAATGGGAGTAAACTTTCTAAAATTCAATAAACCTATTTACTTGGACGTTTACTCACTCTCCAGCCGACAGCAGGTTCTGTTTCTCATCTTTCTTGATGCGAGGGCGTCCAGGCTTCATCTTCAGAGGGGAGGTGGGGGTCTTCTGCGCGGCTGGTTGGATAAAATGAGCAAACAGCTCTGTTTGCTTCAACAGGTACTCAAATCTGTTGGTCCGGTCTGTTTGCtatacacacacaggaagacgGTCTTGTTAATTTATTTATCCAAGAACAAAGCGGTGAGCCAAGAAACttcagttgttaaaaaaaaatcaaaaagggCATTCTTACCACTTTCTCCTCATAACCCGGAATCTCTACTTTAGTTTTGGATGAGGAGGGGGATGCATCTTGACCATCAGGCCCAGCATCTGACGATGACTCTTTTCCAGCATCTGAAGAATCTGACTTCTCCTAGGGAGAAAAAAGTAAACAGAAAACCTCTAATTAGTCCAACAACAAGAGACAAGAACAGACTAAACAAACCATCAGGGATGCTCTGTGGACCCTAGAGCGGAAGTTAGAGGGAGACGCATGAAGAAAAACCTCCTGGCTATCATGGATGACATCTTCCCGGAGCACTATCACAAGTCTTTTGTCCCTGCTGCTATAACCATTGCTCTTAGTGGGCCAAAACAACTGGAGCACTAGTCAATCACTGCAGCCTCAGTCTTCTGCTCTACAGTCTCTGCATTATTAGAAACCCcttcacactgtttttttgCTGCATTATATATTCCTACCACTGTTATTAGCTGAGTCTAGACAGCCAAAAAAGCAGGTTGATAATA from Sparus aurata chromosome 1, fSpaAur1.1, whole genome shotgun sequence encodes the following:
- the smarca5 gene encoding SWI/SNF-related matrix-associated actin-dependent regulator of chromatin subfamily A member 5; protein product: MSESLSCVEQREEEQTELEEAGGAEEKSDSSDAGKESSSDAGPDGQDASPSSSKTKVEIPGYEEKVQTDRTNRFEYLLKQTELFAHFIQPAAQKTPTSPLKMKPGRPRIKKDEKQNLLSAGDNRHRRTEQEEDEELLSESTKTTNVCTRFDDSPSYVKTGKMRDYQVRGLNWLISLYENGINGILADEMGLGKTLQTIALLGYMKHYRNIPGPHMVLVPKSTLYNWMNEFKRWVPSLRAVCLIGDREQRTALIRDVLLPGEWDVCVTSYEMLIIEKAVFKKFNWRYLVIDEAHRIKNEKSKLSEIVREFKTTNRLLLTGTPLQNNLHELWALLNFLLPDVFNSAEDFDSWFDTNNCLGDQKLVERLHTVLRPFLLRRIKADVEKTLLPKKEIKMYVGLSKMQREWYTKILMKDIDILNSAGKMDKMRLLNVLMQLRKCCNHPYLFDGAEPGPPYTTDLHLVVNSGKMVVLDKLLPKMKQQGSRVLIFSQMTRVLDILEDYCMWRNYGYCRLDGQTPHEERQISINAYNEPNSSKFIFMLSTRAGGLGINLATADVVILYDSDWNPQVDLQAMDRAHRIGQQKQVRVFRFITENTVEERIVERAEMKLRLDSIVIQQGRLVDPSANKLGKDEMLSIIRHGATHVFASKESEITDDDIDAILERGERKTMEMKEKLSSLGESTLRNFTMDTENSSVYTFEGEDYREKKKVITNWIEPPKRERKANYAVDAYFREALRVSEPKAPKAPRPPKQPNVQDFQFFPPRLFELLEKEILFYRKTIGYKVPRNPDMPNSAQMQKEEQAKIDEAEALTEEELEEKENLLQQGFTIWNKRDFNQFIKANEKWGRDDIENIAREVEGKTPEEVMEYSAVFWERCNELQDIEKIMAQIERGEARIQRRISIKKALDSKIGRYKAPFHQLRISYGTNKGKNYTEEEDRFLICMLHKLGFDKESVYDELRQCIRNSPQFRFDWFLKSRTAMELQRRCNTLITLIERENMELEEREKAEKKKRGPKNASAQKRKSEGTQDGRGRRKKLKL